The Desulfurispora thermophila DSM 16022 nucleotide sequence AAAAAAAGCAGGCCCCTGTTTTTTCCCCGGGGCCTGCTTCTATTTTGTATTACAGCACATACACCTTTACCCGGCGCACGCCCCAGCGGCTGGCCTGGCGGTGCGACTCCACAAACAGGTCGATGCGCTTGCCTTTGATGGCTCCTCCTTTATCCAGGGCGGTGGCAAAGCCGTAGCCCTCCACATAGAGCCGGGTGCCCAGCGGAATCACCCGCGGGTCCACCGCCACCACGCCATAGCGGGGACTGTGCCCGCTGGCCGTGCGGTACCCGGTGTAACTGTAAGCGGTGGCCACCATTTCCAGGGCGTACTTAAAGCGGATATCCCGTCCGCCGCGGGAAATGCTCTGGGCGGTGCCCACCCGTACCACGGCCGGTTTGGGTTGTCGCAGCACCCGGGTGTTTACCAGCTGCCTTTCCACTTCCTGTCCGTTGTGGTAAATGACCCGCCAGGTGCGTTCAACCAGGCCGTTCTGGCCCCGCTGCAGGGTGGCGGTGAGGCCGCGGGCCATCTCCCCGCTGGGTACCTCCCGGGTGGTGTAGGGCAGGCTGACCT carries:
- a CDS encoding ubiquitin-like domain-containing protein; protein product: MFKQLDGRKALLGGLILVALLATGFAWQRKTVTLKVDGRNRKVVTFASTVGELLQEQGITLKPHDRVQPERNQHLAEGLLVVVQRAHNVTLTVGTEKARSIITTAPNVQKLLQEQNISPGEKDLVRPDPGTELLDGLKIQVIRVTEKEEKQQVSLPYTTREVPSGEMARGLTATLQRGQNGLVERTWRVIYHNGQEVERQLVNTRVLRQPKPAVVRVGTAQSISRGGRDIRFKYALEMVATAYSYTGYRTASGHSPRYGVVAVDPRVIPLGTRLYVEGYGFATALDKGGAIKGKRIDLFVESHRQASRWGVRRVKVYVL